The Acidobacteriota bacterium genome window below encodes:
- a CDS encoding carbon starvation protein A encodes MSAAPILIVALCVLAIGYRYYSAFLAAKVAVLDDSRVTPAHRLNDGHNYHPTHKWVLFGHHFAAISGAGPLVGPVLAAQFGYLPGLIWLVVGVVLAGAVQDFLVLAASTRRNGRSLAEIAREEIGPLAGGTAAVAILFIIFCALAGLGLVVVKALGGETFVKPDGTVLQIAGSSWGTFTIFCTVPIALFVGLYMYRLRKGHVAEASAIGAVLVLIATWAGSYIPGSVLAPYFDMTQKEVILAIMAYGFLASVLPVWVLLCPRDYLSSFLKIGTIALLVIGVVVVNPTLKMPAVTEFAAGGGPVLPGKVFPFVFITIMCGAISGFHALVSSGTTPKMIGKESDARVIGYGAMLIEGLVGIVSLIAACSLAPGDYFAINTDLKAAPRFEQKFAELGYQPSQLQHYEQQTGEQLQGRAGGAVSLAVGISQVFSSMPIFEALVSFWFHFAIMFEALFILTTIDTGTRIARFLIQEMGGKVWPQFGKQDWIPGTIISSGLTVMGWGYLIWTGNVDTIWPMFGIANQLLAVVALSVAGTVMVNAGRARYLWVVVAPMLFVTTTTMTAGVQLIQRFWALTSSSVAGEPFKGYLNTFLIVGMMICVAIILCESFRRWIGPRVQSGIASTTPAQDTA; translated from the coding sequence ATGAGTGCAGCCCCAATCCTGATTGTTGCTTTGTGCGTGCTGGCCATTGGCTACCGCTATTACAGCGCGTTTCTGGCCGCCAAGGTGGCCGTGCTGGATGACTCGCGCGTTACGCCCGCGCATCGGCTGAACGATGGGCATAATTACCATCCCACGCACAAGTGGGTGCTGTTCGGGCATCACTTCGCGGCCATCTCCGGCGCGGGGCCGCTGGTGGGGCCGGTGCTGGCGGCGCAGTTTGGCTATCTGCCGGGATTAATCTGGCTGGTGGTGGGGGTGGTGCTGGCCGGGGCGGTGCAAGACTTCCTGGTGCTGGCGGCCTCCACGCGCCGCAATGGACGGTCGCTGGCGGAGATTGCTCGCGAGGAGATTGGTCCGCTGGCAGGTGGCACGGCGGCCGTCGCCATTTTGTTCATCATATTCTGCGCGCTGGCCGGGTTGGGATTAGTTGTGGTGAAGGCTCTCGGCGGCGAAACCTTCGTCAAGCCTGACGGCACGGTCCTGCAGATCGCGGGCAGTTCCTGGGGAACCTTCACTATTTTTTGCACGGTACCCATCGCGCTCTTCGTGGGTCTCTACATGTACCGGCTACGCAAGGGGCATGTGGCGGAAGCCTCTGCCATCGGAGCGGTTCTGGTTCTGATTGCGACTTGGGCGGGCAGCTACATTCCCGGCTCGGTGCTCGCACCTTATTTCGACATGACCCAGAAGGAAGTGATTCTGGCCATCATGGCGTATGGCTTTCTGGCGTCAGTGCTGCCGGTGTGGGTTCTTCTCTGTCCGCGCGACTACCTATCCAGCTTCCTTAAGATCGGGACGATTGCGCTGCTGGTGATTGGCGTCGTGGTCGTAAACCCCACCTTGAAGATGCCGGCCGTTACCGAGTTTGCCGCGGGCGGAGGCCCGGTGCTTCCCGGCAAGGTGTTCCCGTTTGTGTTCATCACCATCATGTGCGGGGCGATCAGCGGCTTCCACGCGCTGGTCTCCAGCGGGACGACGCCCAAGATGATCGGCAAGGAGTCGGATGCCCGCGTGATTGGTTACGGGGCGATGCTAATCGAGGGTTTGGTGGGCATCGTTTCCCTGATCGCCGCGTGCAGTCTGGCGCCGGGCGACTATTTCGCCATCAACACGGATTTGAAAGCCGCCCCGCGCTTCGAGCAGAAATTCGCGGAACTGGGCTATCAGCCTTCTCAACTGCAACACTACGAACAGCAAACAGGAGAGCAGCTTCAGGGCCGAGCTGGCGGTGCGGTCTCGCTGGCCGTGGGTATCTCTCAGGTATTTTCCAGTATGCCGATTTTTGAAGCGCTGGTCAGCTTCTGGTTCCACTTCGCCATCATGTTCGAGGCGTTGTTCATTCTCACCACCATCGATACAGGCACTCGAATAGCCAGATTTCTCATACAGGAGATGGGCGGCAAAGTCTGGCCGCAGTTTGGCAAGCAGGACTGGATTCCCGGGACCATTATCTCCTCTGGGCTGACGGTGATGGGCTGGGGGTATCTCATCTGGACGGGGAACGTGGATACTATTTGGCCTATGTTTGGAATTGCCAACCAGTTGCTCGCGGTGGTGGCCCTGTCAGTTGCCGGGACGGTGATGGTCAACGCTGGCCGCGCCCGCTACCTCTGGGTGGTCGTCGCGCCGATGCTTTTCGTAACCACCACCACCATGACCGCGGGCGTTCAACTCATCCAGCGGTTCTGGGCGCTTACCAGCTCCAGCGTCGCCGGGGAGCCGTTTAAGGGGTATCTGAATACCTTTTTGATCGTTGGCATGATGATCTGCGTGGCGATCATTCTCTGTGAGTCTTTCCGCCGGTGGATTGGCCCCCGAGTTCAATCTGGGATTGCTTCAACTACTCCCGCCCAGGATACAGCATGA
- a CDS encoding LysM peptidoglycan-binding domain-containing protein, which translates to MRAKSHFALLKLAPMLALGFAFGCSSAPKRAYVPPAAPPPKPAPIIAATLPASRLPITLNFSGIPEQPRFDPIQDVIEKAESAFERGRKSYAAGHLETAKSEFNIAINTILQSPVSAREDRRIQTAFDSLVDRIHNYEMDALRAGDGFAEPGYMPAPIDELQSLTFQDDDQGSQVLNGNPKTPLRSTMPLVINSQVSGYINYFTNGKGRYTLQAAMQRSGRFRDMIFRVFDEEKVPRELIFLAQAESGFQPRARSVKAAMGMWQFISGTGKLYGLERTWWEDERLNPEEATRAAARHLGDLYDSLGDWYLAMAAYNCGEFCVSRAVERTGYADFWELSRRNALPKETRNYVPLIIALTIVGSNPEKYGVNDIIFEPTWAFDVVTINEPVDLRLVAEIVGSNVEEIRELNPSLLRNTTPKVPEFRLRLPLATRDIFLKRVAMIPREKRVFWRWHTVRHGETLSGIAKKYKTAVQSIAQMNSIDADVPLREADDLVIPVGNTRPEQEPTVSRSGANKGNNGIHVVRRNESLSLIARRYGISTQQLKDLNNMADTVIRVGQRLVVREVDAGVEREANGTLAASTNSSAKAPDSPAESTRRIASTASNASVETTGRLVHRVQNGESLWQIASSYNTTVEVLRKNNRHLKKSLRIGDPVYIPSAR; encoded by the coding sequence ATGAGAGCTAAATCACATTTTGCGCTGTTGAAACTCGCGCCCATGCTTGCCTTGGGGTTTGCCTTCGGCTGTAGTTCAGCTCCGAAGCGCGCCTACGTTCCACCGGCAGCTCCGCCGCCCAAGCCTGCGCCAATTATTGCCGCTACCCTGCCTGCTTCCAGGCTGCCGATCACCCTGAATTTCTCTGGAATTCCGGAGCAGCCTAGGTTTGATCCCATCCAGGATGTGATCGAAAAGGCGGAATCGGCCTTTGAGCGGGGCCGTAAGAGCTATGCAGCCGGACATTTGGAGACCGCCAAGTCGGAATTTAATATCGCCATCAACACTATTCTCCAATCGCCGGTTTCTGCGCGAGAAGACCGTAGGATTCAGACTGCTTTTGATTCTCTGGTTGATCGTATCCATAACTATGAGATGGACGCCCTGCGCGCAGGCGACGGATTTGCAGAGCCGGGATATATGCCTGCTCCCATTGATGAGCTCCAAAGCTTGACGTTTCAGGATGACGATCAGGGGTCGCAGGTGCTTAACGGTAACCCGAAGACTCCGTTGCGCTCGACTATGCCGCTGGTCATCAACAGTCAGGTTTCTGGGTACATCAACTATTTCACCAACGGCAAGGGTAGGTACACCCTCCAGGCGGCCATGCAGCGCTCAGGCCGTTTCCGGGACATGATCTTCCGTGTCTTTGACGAAGAGAAAGTACCTCGCGAGTTAATCTTCCTGGCCCAGGCTGAGTCTGGCTTTCAGCCCCGCGCGCGATCGGTGAAGGCCGCGATGGGCATGTGGCAGTTCATCTCCGGGACGGGCAAGCTTTATGGGTTGGAGCGGACTTGGTGGGAGGATGAACGACTGAATCCTGAGGAAGCCACGCGCGCCGCCGCCCGCCATCTTGGCGATCTGTATGATTCGCTCGGTGACTGGTATCTCGCGATGGCCGCGTACAATTGCGGCGAATTCTGCGTCTCCCGCGCGGTCGAGCGCACCGGCTACGCCGACTTCTGGGAACTGTCCCGGCGCAATGCGCTGCCCAAGGAAACGCGCAATTATGTGCCTCTGATCATCGCCTTGACGATTGTCGGCAGCAACCCGGAAAAATATGGGGTGAACGACATCATCTTCGAGCCTACTTGGGCATTTGATGTCGTGACGATTAATGAGCCGGTTGATCTTCGGCTGGTGGCAGAAATCGTGGGCTCCAACGTGGAGGAGATTCGAGAGTTGAATCCCAGCTTGCTTAGAAATACGACCCCCAAAGTTCCCGAGTTCCGCCTCCGCCTGCCGCTGGCCACCCGCGATATTTTCCTGAAGCGAGTCGCCATGATCCCACGGGAGAAGCGTGTTTTCTGGAGATGGCACACGGTTCGCCACGGCGAGACGCTTTCGGGCATCGCCAAGAAGTATAAAACTGCCGTGCAATCCATCGCGCAAATGAACAGTATCGATGCGGACGTCCCGCTGCGAGAAGCTGACGATCTCGTGATTCCTGTAGGCAATACTCGCCCGGAGCAGGAACCCACTGTCTCCCGGAGCGGAGCCAATAAGGGAAATAACGGGATCCATGTGGTCCGCCGGAATGAGTCCTTATCGCTGATTGCACGCCGCTATGGTATCTCCACCCAACAACTGAAGGATCTGAACAACATGGCGGATACTGTTATCCGCGTTGGGCAGCGATTGGTTGTGCGCGAAGTGGATGCGGGAGTCGAGAGAGAAGCGAATGGAACACTAGCGGCTTCCACAAACTCATCTGCGAAAGCTCCCGACTCTCCAGCAGAATCCACGCGCCGGATTGCTTCGACCGCCTCGAATGCGAGCGTTGAAACCACAGGCCGATTGGTTCATCGGGTGCAAAATGGAGAATCGCTTTGGCAGATCGCCAGCAGCTACAACACCACGGTTGAAGTCCTGAGAAAAAATAACAGGCACCTGAAAAAAAGTCTCCGGATTGGGGACCCTGTCTATATTCCTTCCGCGCGATAG
- the galU gene encoding UTP--glucose-1-phosphate uridylyltransferase GalU → MPKRVRKAVFPAAGLGTRFLPATKAQPKEMLPLVDKPIIQYAVEEALESGIETIIIVTGRGKNAIEDHFDVSFELEKNLEARGKHDLLKQVRSISDLMQICYVRQKEALGLGHAILMARDLVGDEPFAVLLGDDVIDAPTPCLRQLIDVHTETNASVIAIQQIASEKISSYGVISAAPLPHASGPDRLFKINDLVEKPPAAQAPSNLAIIGRYILEPQIFEALATTPAGAGGEIQLTDALRTLLRSHPIYGYRFEGTRYDTGDKLGFLTATVEFALRRPDLGPAFREYLKSLRLT, encoded by the coding sequence ATGCCCAAACGCGTACGTAAGGCGGTATTTCCAGCAGCGGGTCTTGGGACGCGTTTTCTGCCCGCCACCAAAGCGCAACCGAAAGAGATGCTGCCGTTGGTGGACAAGCCGATCATTCAATATGCGGTTGAAGAAGCCCTCGAGTCGGGTATCGAAACCATCATTATCGTAACCGGCCGGGGCAAGAATGCGATTGAAGATCACTTCGACGTTTCCTTTGAGCTTGAGAAAAACCTGGAAGCCAGAGGCAAGCATGACCTGCTCAAGCAGGTCCGCAGCATCTCCGATCTCATGCAAATCTGCTACGTTCGCCAAAAGGAAGCCCTCGGCCTGGGCCACGCGATTCTGATGGCGCGCGACCTGGTCGGTGACGAACCATTCGCGGTCCTGCTGGGCGACGATGTCATCGACGCGCCCACGCCGTGTCTCCGCCAGCTAATCGATGTGCATACGGAAACGAATGCCTCCGTAATCGCTATTCAACAAATTGCGTCCGAAAAGATTTCAAGCTACGGCGTCATCTCCGCCGCGCCGCTGCCTCATGCCAGTGGGCCTGACCGCCTGTTCAAAATTAATGATTTGGTCGAGAAGCCCCCCGCCGCGCAAGCTCCCTCCAATCTGGCGATTATCGGGCGCTATATTTTAGAACCACAAATCTTTGAAGCCCTGGCCACCACACCGGCTGGCGCTGGCGGTGAGATACAGCTCACGGATGCACTGCGAACCTTGCTTCGCAGCCATCCCATTTACGGCTATCGCTTCGAGGGCACCCGCTACGACACCGGCGACAAACTCGGCTTCCTCACCGCCACCGTCGAATTCGCCCTGCGCCGCCCCGACCTCGGCCCCGCATTCAGGGAATATCTAAAGTCCTTGCGCCTGACGTAA
- a CDS encoding GntR family transcriptional regulator: MDIQINRRSDVPVREQLSEQVIYMIVTGRWKSGAPLPSVRELARRLGIHHNTVSESYSKLVERGWLVRRRGSRLLVRSAEMASEVRANGLEELVNAMISFSREQKWSLQELRTRLLDRLMVEPADHILIVEPEDGLRKLLQAELKAALKIPVNSCSVAELAGQPNLLIGAQVAAPNYLAKDVKPLVPKSRPLVELRFGTIEQARGRILQLTQPALIAMISVSPAILMMARSLFAPAERLGHTLMTYSFPMENPSELRVVDLVICDSLSFKQVRNPRAIEFRVISEDSIQSLSAAMK, from the coding sequence TTGGATATTCAAATTAACAGGCGGAGCGACGTGCCGGTACGCGAGCAGCTATCCGAGCAAGTGATCTACATGATTGTCACCGGGAGATGGAAGTCCGGTGCGCCGCTGCCCAGCGTGCGCGAATTGGCGCGGCGGCTGGGCATTCATCACAACACGGTCAGCGAGTCTTATTCAAAGCTAGTGGAGCGCGGATGGCTGGTCCGTCGGCGGGGAAGCCGTCTGCTGGTGCGCTCGGCTGAGATGGCCTCCGAGGTTCGCGCCAACGGCCTGGAGGAGTTGGTCAACGCGATGATCAGCTTCTCGCGGGAGCAGAAATGGAGTTTGCAGGAGTTGCGCACACGCTTGCTGGACCGTCTGATGGTCGAGCCTGCCGACCACATCCTGATCGTCGAGCCGGAGGACGGGCTGCGCAAACTCCTACAGGCGGAACTAAAAGCCGCCTTGAAGATTCCCGTAAATAGTTGTTCGGTCGCAGAGTTGGCAGGACAACCGAATCTGCTCATTGGCGCGCAGGTGGCCGCTCCCAATTATCTGGCTAAAGACGTTAAGCCGCTGGTGCCTAAATCACGTCCGCTGGTGGAGTTGCGCTTCGGCACTATTGAACAGGCGCGCGGGCGGATTCTCCAACTCACTCAGCCCGCGCTGATCGCTATGATCTCCGTGAGCCCTGCCATTCTTATGATGGCCCGCAGTTTGTTTGCACCTGCCGAACGGCTGGGGCACACCCTGATGACGTACTCTTTCCCGATGGAGAATCCATCGGAACTGCGCGTTGTGGATTTGGTCATCTGTGATTCGCTGTCCTTCAAGCAAGTACGCAATCCCCGCGCCATCGAATTTCGAGTGATCTCCGAGGACTCCATCCAATCGCTATCAGCCGCGATGAAATAG
- the selD gene encoding selenide, water dikinase SelD, with translation MSAEKVGLTAAVKAAGUASKLSPKVLDAVLGKLPRQTDKNVLIGFDKADDAGVYRLSDALALVLTVDFFTPIVDDPYTYGQIAAANSLSDVYAMGGKPITALSVLAYPESGDLDVLGQILRGGLDKMLEAGCSVIGGHSVRDEEIKFGYSVTGTVHPDHIWTNGGARPGDALILTKKLGTGVISTAVKRKQAQPDWAAAAIESMSTLNRAAGEIAIRLSEATGYSVHAATDITGFGLLGHAREMAVASNVTLEIDHSKIDALPGAIDAIRLDAVPGGLKNNQEFVSCAVSLGASVSPEIETLLYDPQTSGGLLISVATQHAAALESALQESGTPAHIIGRAIEKSASTILVI, from the coding sequence ATGAGCGCAGAAAAAGTTGGCTTGACTGCCGCCGTGAAAGCGGCCGGCTGAGCGTCGAAATTGAGTCCAAAGGTTTTGGACGCTGTGCTGGGGAAGCTCCCCCGGCAGACTGACAAGAACGTGCTGATCGGCTTCGACAAAGCCGACGACGCCGGAGTGTATCGCCTCAGCGATGCGCTGGCGCTAGTCCTGACTGTCGATTTCTTCACACCGATTGTCGACGACCCCTACACCTATGGGCAGATCGCGGCGGCCAACTCGCTCAGCGATGTTTACGCGATGGGCGGCAAGCCCATCACCGCGCTGTCGGTGCTCGCGTATCCGGAAAGCGGCGACCTGGACGTGCTGGGCCAGATACTTCGCGGCGGCCTCGACAAGATGCTGGAAGCTGGGTGCAGCGTAATCGGCGGGCATAGCGTGCGCGATGAGGAGATTAAATTCGGCTACTCGGTTACAGGCACCGTTCATCCGGATCACATTTGGACCAATGGTGGGGCGCGTCCGGGCGATGCTCTGATTCTCACCAAGAAACTTGGGACTGGAGTCATCTCGACCGCTGTAAAGCGCAAGCAAGCCCAGCCGGATTGGGCGGCGGCGGCCATTGAGTCCATGAGCACGCTGAACCGCGCGGCGGGAGAAATCGCGATTCGGCTTTCAGAAGCCACGGGCTATTCCGTTCACGCCGCCACGGACATCACCGGCTTCGGCCTGCTCGGCCACGCGCGAGAGATGGCCGTGGCCAGCAATGTAACTTTGGAAATCGACCATTCCAAAATAGACGCGCTGCCCGGGGCGATCGATGCCATTCGGCTGGACGCGGTTCCGGGTGGACTAAAGAACAATCAGGAGTTTGTTTCGTGCGCAGTTTCCCTCGGCGCATCCGTCAGCCCTGAAATCGAAACACTTCTCTATGACCCGCAAACCTCCGGCGGCCTGCTGATCTCCGTCGCCACACAACATGCCGCGGCGCTGGAATCAGCGCTGCAAGAGAGCGGTACTCCCGCTCACATCATCGGCCGGGCCATCGAAAAATCCGCCAGCACCATCCTCGTAATCTAA
- a CDS encoding proline--tRNA ligase, with the protein MADKTRITPRAENFARWYKDVIQQAELAEAAEVVKGCMVIRPHGYAIWERLQAELDSRFKATGHQNAYFPLLIPMSFIKKEAEHVEGFAPELAVVTIAGGETLEDPYVIRPTSETIIGYFYAKWIKSWRDLPVLINQWANVVRWELRTRMFLRTTEFLWQEGHTAHATQQEAEEEARRMLDVYADVAENIMAMPVIRGIKSQAERFAGATRSFCIEAMMQNGLALQAGTSHELGQNFAKAFEIRFQNKSGELEFAWQTSWGVSTRLLGGLIMSHSDDRGLVLPPKLAPVQTVIIPIYRKDEERSAVLEKVQQITLELRAAGVAVTADDREGYTPGNKFFHWEQHGVPVVIELGPRDLAAGNVVFRRRDAAEKQTVPADGLAAVVVRTLDQMQTEMLEAARKRRADNTVLAGSLEEVRAILESATAEKGGGKFVMAHLKDDKSCDARLKEFKASVRCIPLEDHYDGPGPCLITGETVPHRVVIAKSY; encoded by the coding sequence ATGGCAGACAAGACTAGGATCACACCCCGCGCCGAGAATTTCGCGCGCTGGTACAAGGACGTAATCCAACAAGCCGAGTTGGCCGAGGCGGCCGAAGTGGTGAAGGGCTGCATGGTGATTCGTCCGCATGGCTACGCCATCTGGGAGCGCCTGCAGGCCGAGCTCGATAGCCGCTTCAAGGCCACGGGCCATCAGAACGCCTACTTCCCGCTGCTGATCCCCATGAGCTTCATCAAGAAAGAGGCCGAGCACGTGGAGGGCTTCGCGCCTGAACTGGCCGTCGTAACCATCGCCGGCGGCGAGACGCTGGAGGATCCCTACGTCATTCGCCCCACGTCGGAGACCATCATCGGCTACTTCTACGCCAAGTGGATTAAGAGTTGGCGCGATCTGCCGGTGTTGATCAATCAATGGGCTAACGTCGTCCGCTGGGAGCTGCGCACGCGCATGTTCCTGCGTACCACTGAGTTCCTCTGGCAGGAGGGCCACACCGCGCACGCCACGCAGCAGGAGGCCGAAGAGGAAGCGCGCCGCATGTTGGATGTTTACGCTGACGTCGCCGAGAACATCATGGCCATGCCCGTCATACGCGGGATCAAGTCCCAGGCCGAGCGCTTCGCCGGCGCCACGCGTTCGTTCTGTATTGAAGCAATGATGCAGAACGGCCTCGCGCTGCAAGCCGGGACCAGCCATGAACTCGGGCAGAACTTCGCCAAAGCCTTCGAAATTCGTTTTCAGAACAAGTCGGGCGAGCTGGAGTTCGCCTGGCAGACAAGCTGGGGTGTATCCACGCGTCTGCTGGGAGGCTTAATTATGAGCCACTCGGATGATCGCGGACTTGTGCTGCCACCGAAGTTAGCGCCAGTTCAGACGGTCATCATCCCCATCTATCGCAAGGACGAGGAGCGCAGCGCCGTCCTTGAAAAAGTTCAGCAGATTACTCTCGAGCTGCGAGCGGCGGGTGTCGCCGTTACCGCCGATGACCGCGAGGGCTACACGCCGGGGAATAAGTTTTTCCACTGGGAGCAACACGGAGTTCCGGTGGTGATTGAGCTGGGACCGCGTGACCTGGCAGCGGGCAACGTGGTGTTCCGCCGCCGCGACGCAGCGGAGAAGCAGACCGTTCCCGCCGACGGCCTGGCGGCCGTAGTGGTGCGCACGCTCGACCAGATGCAGACGGAGATGCTGGAGGCCGCCCGCAAACGCCGCGCGGACAACACCGTGCTGGCAGGAAGTCTGGAGGAAGTCCGCGCGATCCTTGAGTCAGCGACGGCGGAGAAGGGCGGCGGTAAGTTTGTGATGGCTCATCTGAAAGATGACAAAAGCTGCGACGCGCGCCTGAAGGAGTTCAAAGCCAGCGTGCGCTGCATTCCTCTGGAAGACCACTACGACGGCCCGGGTCCGTGCCTGATAACCGGCGAGACGGTGCCGCACCGCGTGGTCATCGCCAAATCCTATTAG
- a CDS encoding diguanylate cyclase — translation MLAERLRATIAAPEMATRLGSVTVTVSIGYALWDSANPLDRQALLVQADEALYRAKALGRNRCASAQANPRVAETVELVVSASNPMGSK, via the coding sequence ATGCTCGCCGAGCGGCTGCGCGCCACCATCGCCGCGCCGGAGATGGCCACCCGCCTCGGGTCGGTTACCGTAACCGTCAGCATCGGCTATGCCCTGTGGGACTCCGCGAATCCCCTCGACCGGCAGGCGCTTTTGGTACAAGCCGATGAAGCCCTCTACCGCGCCAAGGCACTGGGCCGGAATCGCTGCGCCTCCGCACAAGCGAACCCGCGTGTCGCGGAAACAGTTGAGCTAGTTGTCTCTGCCAGCAACCCAATGGGATCGAAATGA
- a CDS encoding diguanylate cyclase, producing the protein MGEGQGGAAASGQPRPPTGLWSRTAIIEFVESEIHFARREHSCVGVLLADADHFKAVNDTHGHLVGDEVLHEVGLRITQCLRRYDAAGRYGGE; encoded by the coding sequence ATTGGTGAAGGCCAGGGAGGCGCTGCAGCTTCAGGTCAGCCGCGACCCCCCACCGGCCTGTGGAGCCGCACGGCCATCATCGAGTTTGTGGAATCGGAGATTCACTTTGCCCGGCGCGAACATTCCTGCGTCGGCGTGTTGCTCGCCGATGCCGATCATTTCAAGGCGGTGAATGACACGCACGGCCACCTGGTCGGCGACGAGGTGCTGCACGAAGTCGGCCTGCGCATTACGCAATGCCTACGGCGTTACGATGCCGCCGGACGGTATGGCGGCGAATAG
- a CDS encoding response regulator produces the protein MNILIADDDATNRTILVKFLEKWGYTVTIATDGAQAWEILQAPGAPNIALLDWMMPGMDGVEVCRRLRILRPTPYTYLILLSAKFQKQEILDGLNAGADDYITKPFSPNELAARLRSGCRIVELQDELVKAREALQLQVSRDPPPACGAARPSSSLWNRRFTLPGANIPASACCSPMPIISRR, from the coding sequence ATGAACATACTGATCGCCGATGACGACGCCACCAACCGAACCATTCTGGTCAAGTTTCTGGAGAAGTGGGGTTACACGGTAACCATCGCGACAGATGGAGCGCAGGCCTGGGAAATCCTGCAAGCGCCCGGCGCGCCCAACATCGCCTTGCTGGACTGGATGATGCCCGGCATGGATGGCGTGGAAGTGTGCCGCCGTCTGCGCATCTTGCGCCCGACGCCTTACACCTATCTGATCCTGCTCTCCGCCAAATTTCAAAAGCAGGAAATTCTCGATGGTCTCAATGCCGGTGCCGATGATTACATCACCAAGCCGTTCAGCCCCAACGAACTGGCCGCCCGCCTGCGCTCGGGCTGTCGCATCGTTGAATTGCAGGATGAATTGGTGAAGGCCAGGGAGGCGCTGCAGCTTCAGGTCAGCCGCGACCCCCCACCGGCCTGTGGAGCCGCACGGCCATCATCGAGTTTGTGGAATCGGAGATTCACTTTGCCCGGCGCGAACATTCCTGCGTCGGCGTGTTGCTCGCCGATGCCGATCATTTCAAGGCGGTGA
- a CDS encoding response regulator produces the protein MQDDTSTTRLYGGTGLGLAICAKLVKLLGGNIWVESQEGRGSTFHFTAQFPLASAGALPKPTPKLNNSIVLLSGTSVLIVDDNGTNRNLLQEITTRWGMTATMAESGSQALEILGASASRGAPIQLVLLDVNMPRMDGFELAEKILGNPALQSPRVIMLTSASRPGDSVRSRMAGINDYLMKPVRQMELRESIERAMATERVMAPPLEVQQAASQRTEVERRKGLPILLVEDNPVNQTVALRMLEKKGHRVTVAANGLEALAELEKKDFAAFDLILMDVQMPEMDGLQATELIREKQGRLGLRTPIIGLTAHALLKDRERCLAAGMDGYLAKPFKPGDLYEIIAKISAAHAVDAALELDATHPSHAEEEGPTREAIMAQFDDDWELFGEALNVFCDQYPAQLTAIRAAIDQQDHHALERAAHTLKGTLGLFGTAEAYQLAASLESMGHAGALDSAAALWTRLKISLARLHTRLEQLRGESIQEAR, from the coding sequence ATGCAGGACGACACATCCACCACGCGCCTCTATGGCGGCACCGGCCTGGGCCTGGCGATCTGCGCGAAGCTGGTGAAATTACTCGGCGGCAATATCTGGGTGGAGAGCCAAGAGGGTCGCGGCAGCACATTCCATTTCACGGCGCAGTTTCCGCTGGCCTCCGCCGGCGCGCTGCCCAAGCCCACCCCGAAGCTCAATAACTCGATCGTCCTGTTAAGCGGCACCTCCGTGCTGATCGTGGACGACAATGGCACCAACCGGAATCTGTTGCAGGAGATCACCACGCGCTGGGGCATGACGGCCACCATGGCCGAGAGCGGGTCGCAGGCGCTGGAGATTTTGGGCGCCTCCGCGTCCCGAGGCGCCCCCATCCAGTTGGTATTGCTGGACGTGAACATGCCGCGCATGGACGGCTTCGAGCTGGCCGAGAAGATACTGGGCAATCCCGCCCTGCAATCCCCGCGCGTGATCATGCTGACCTCCGCCAGCCGTCCCGGTGATTCGGTGCGCTCACGCATGGCCGGAATCAATGACTATTTGATGAAGCCGGTCCGGCAGATGGAACTGCGCGAGAGCATCGAGCGAGCCATGGCCACCGAGCGCGTGATGGCGCCGCCGCTTGAAGTTCAGCAGGCCGCCAGCCAGCGGACGGAAGTCGAGCGCCGCAAAGGCCTGCCCATCTTGCTGGTCGAGGACAATCCCGTCAACCAGACCGTGGCCCTGCGTATGCTCGAGAAGAAAGGTCATCGCGTCACCGTAGCAGCCAACGGCCTGGAGGCCCTGGCGGAACTGGAAAAGAAAGACTTCGCCGCTTTCGATCTGATTCTGATGGACGTGCAGATGCCGGAGATGGACGGCTTGCAGGCTACGGAGTTGATCCGCGAAAAACAGGGGCGGCTTGGTTTGCGTACACCCATCATCGGATTGACCGCTCATGCTTTGTTGAAGGACCGCGAGCGCTGTCTGGCGGCGGGCATGGACGGCTACCTCGCCAAGCCCTTCAAGCCCGGCGATCTGTACGAGATCATCGCCAAGATATCCGCGGCGCACGCTGTGGATGCGGCCCTTGAGTTAGACGCCACACACCCCTCCCACGCCGAAGAAGAAGGCCCGACGCGGGAAGCCATCATGGCTCAATTTGACGACGATTGGGAGCTGTTTGGCGAAGCCTTGAACGTCTTCTGCGACCAGTATCCCGCGCAACTCACCGCCATCCGCGCCGCCATTGACCAGCAGGATCACCACGCCCTGGAGCGCGCCGCGCATACCCTGAAAGGCACGCTGGGACTTTTTGGAACGGCGGAAGCCTATCAGTTGGCGGCCAGTCTGGAGAGCATGGGGCACGCCGGCGCACTGGACTCCGCCGCGGCCCTGTGGACCCGGTTGAAAATTTCCCTGGCGCGGCTGCACACCCGTCTGGAACAACTGCGCGGCGAATCCATCCAGGAGGCCAGGTGA